GCCTTCCCCTGCATCGACAATAGCTAATTTTTCGTCCCATTCTCCAGGTGGGAAATCTGCAATGGAGAACTCCATAGTCTTAGTGTCAAGCACGAGCAACTTGTTCTGGTTTAACGGCGAGTCCCAGTAGATGCAGCCACCTGCGAAATGAGGCCTCAGAAAACAGAAAGGGTCACTGACAACGACTATATCCCTCCAGTCCTGGGACGATGAGGCGGCACGCCATTCCCCGGTGCTCGAAGAGAAGACGAGGACGGCCAGATTAATTCCACAACGTGCCATCCAGATCACTCTGAAGTCAGTCTCTTCAGCCTTGTTGGGTGGAATGAGGAAGGGCACACAAAAGCGCCCGAAAAAATTGTTGACCGAGTTCTCCACCGATGCCACTAGATCTTCGGGCACTGGGGGGAGCAGGATATACCTCCGGTGCAAGGGGTCGCACACCACGAGCTCGGTGAAGATCGGGGGCTCCTCGTCCTTTTCGGGCTTGCGAGCGAGAAGGACGCGGCCGTCGCGGCTGTCGCGGACGCCCCATCTGCAGTAGGAGGGGAGGAAGGAGAAGCTGAAGTCAGCGGCTAGGGCGAGCGCACGGGCGGCAGGCGCGGAGGGGTGAGGCGGCGGAGCGGGATGGAACTGGCTATGCGCGAAGAAGCCGAGGACTAGTGGTGCATGGAGGCGGCGGAAGCTGCGGAGGAAGGAGCCGTCGGTGACGACTCGGCGGAACGTGACGCAGACGGCGGAGGTGTGGGCGAGGTCTTC
This portion of the Triticum dicoccoides isolate Atlit2015 ecotype Zavitan chromosome 7A, WEW_v2.0, whole genome shotgun sequence genome encodes:
- the LOC119333989 gene encoding uncharacterized protein LOC119333989, yielding METSQKTLPDIPGDLLEKIFLWLPTPEDLAHTSAVCVTFRRVVTDGSFLRSFRRLHAPLVLGFFAHSQFHPAPPPHPSAPAARALALAADFSFSFLPSYCRWGVRDSRDGRVLLARKPEKDEEPPIFTELVVCDPLHRRYILLPPVPEDLVASVENSVNNFFGRFCVPFLIPPNKAEETDFRVIWMARCGINLAVLVFSSSTGEWRAASSSQDWRDIVVVSDPFCFLRPHFAGGCIYWDSPLNQNKLLVLDTKTMEFSIADFPPGEWDEKLAIVDAGEGRFGMFGIHDGDEGGESVLSYMVGQNEGESSGQLKKVSLGYGHQYYFTDYATQNYLILLRAEASPYEVLSRTPSKIEFFSLDVKTAQLERMFIEPSKFGCSRAHIYTNFPPSLLSSPTI